The proteins below come from a single Caulobacter flavus genomic window:
- a CDS encoding low temperature requirement protein A translates to MSNTRSGGLLRIREGGHARVTYVELFFDLVFVFAVTQLSHGLIAHPSLLGVAETGLLLMAVWWAWIYTAWVTNWLDPERPPVRIMLFVVMAAGMVLAMSIPTAFEGRGLLFALAYVSIQVGRSLFTAWSARRDEGLRLNFLRITAWLMVSGVLWIAGGLMHDGLRLACWAAAIAIEYASPAVGFWTPGLGRSRTADWTVEGAHLAERCALFTIIALGESILVMGATAAGLEWTPVVVLSFASAFVASLAMWWIYFSFTAEAASEAISHSDDPGRVARIAYTYSHLLPVAGIIVAAVGDEWVIHHPVGHADPKISAALIGGPLLFLLGGVLFKKAVFRIWSPSRGAGMAALLLLIPVSAVVSPIVLSLLTTGVLVLVGAWESLAIRRRGHQLRG, encoded by the coding sequence ATGAGCAACACCAGGAGCGGGGGCCTTTTGCGGATCCGCGAGGGCGGCCACGCGCGGGTGACCTATGTGGAGCTGTTCTTCGACCTGGTGTTCGTGTTCGCGGTCACCCAGCTGTCGCACGGCCTGATCGCCCACCCCAGCCTGCTGGGCGTGGCGGAGACGGGGCTGCTGCTGATGGCCGTCTGGTGGGCTTGGATCTACACCGCCTGGGTCACCAACTGGCTGGACCCCGAGCGGCCGCCGGTGCGGATCATGCTGTTCGTGGTGATGGCGGCCGGCATGGTGCTGGCCATGTCGATCCCCACGGCCTTCGAGGGGCGCGGACTGCTGTTCGCCCTGGCCTATGTGTCGATCCAGGTGGGACGTAGCCTGTTCACGGCCTGGAGCGCGCGCCGCGACGAGGGGCTGCGGCTGAACTTCCTGCGGATCACCGCCTGGCTCATGGTGTCGGGCGTGCTGTGGATCGCGGGCGGCCTGATGCATGACGGCCTGCGCCTGGCCTGCTGGGCCGCGGCGATCGCCATCGAATACGCTTCGCCGGCCGTCGGCTTCTGGACGCCGGGCCTGGGCCGCAGCCGCACCGCCGACTGGACGGTCGAGGGCGCGCACCTGGCCGAGCGCTGCGCCCTGTTCACGATCATCGCCCTGGGCGAGTCGATCCTGGTCATGGGCGCGACCGCCGCCGGCCTGGAATGGACGCCCGTGGTGGTGCTGTCGTTCGCCTCGGCCTTCGTGGCCAGCCTGGCCATGTGGTGGATCTATTTCTCGTTCACCGCCGAGGCGGCCAGCGAGGCGATCAGCCATTCGGACGATCCTGGCCGGGTGGCGCGCATCGCCTACACCTACAGCCACCTGCTGCCGGTGGCCGGCATCATCGTGGCCGCCGTCGGCGACGAGTGGGTGATCCATCATCCCGTGGGGCACGCCGACCCGAAGATCTCGGCCGCGCTGATCGGCGGGCCGCTGCTGTTTCTGCTGGGCGGGGTGCTGTTCAAGAAGGCGGTGTTCCGCATCTGGTCGCCGTCGCGCGGCGCGGGCATGGCGGCGCTGCTGCTGCTGATCCCGGTGTCGGCGGTGGTGTCGCCGATCGTGCTGTCGCTGCTGACCACCGGCGTGCTGGTGCTGGTCGGCGCCTGGGAGAGCCTGGCGATCCGTCGGCGCGGGCATCAACTGAGGGGATGA
- a CDS encoding O-antigen ligase family protein, whose amino-acid sequence MDAAAPDRIEEEGGVLRTLEAWACGFVLFMLSNALIGPFLDPEQAGGEDMPILRLMWLPVYALILALVLWRAPLLAKFWLPAGILSLLVFWVFASASWSFDPGTTNRRALAAAFTTLFGFYFAASFDGRRMAEILATTFLVLGAGGLLAAIAYPKMGVQHDINAGDWRGLWFEKNQMGAMMVYGALGAMAAILAGTKHRKLFVSAIVLCAFMIVMSKSKTSLMVLLIGLVGSGLLGMMRRGPATAITMVWLGVTVIGGAALVMWLAPELLFKALGKDPTLTGRTEIWDALLRQSAKAPLTGYGYAVFWRDDSVPALFIRKETGWNVPTAHNGWLDVLAQLGWVGVGLSALMLGLPLLVALFRFDKVRDGYWATLFLVIFLITTFSESFILERNGIAWALACAAATRLLGPALGLAGARQPPRERRLRQEPPLTWRLAPPDPMPEIWSPAPAFGRRTVSPLAARTTIGAA is encoded by the coding sequence ATGGACGCTGCGGCGCCGGACAGGATCGAGGAAGAAGGCGGCGTTCTGCGCACGCTGGAGGCCTGGGCCTGCGGCTTCGTTCTGTTCATGCTGTCCAACGCCCTCATCGGACCGTTTCTCGATCCGGAACAGGCCGGCGGCGAGGACATGCCGATCCTCCGCCTGATGTGGCTGCCGGTCTATGCGCTGATCCTGGCCCTGGTGCTGTGGCGCGCGCCCCTGCTGGCGAAGTTCTGGCTGCCGGCCGGGATCCTCAGCCTGCTGGTGTTCTGGGTGTTCGCCTCGGCCTCGTGGTCGTTCGATCCTGGCACCACCAACCGCCGGGCGCTGGCGGCGGCCTTCACCACGCTGTTCGGCTTCTATTTCGCCGCCAGCTTCGACGGCCGCCGCATGGCCGAGATCCTGGCGACCACCTTCCTGGTGCTGGGCGCCGGCGGCCTGCTGGCCGCGATCGCCTATCCGAAGATGGGCGTTCAGCACGACATCAACGCCGGCGACTGGCGCGGCCTGTGGTTCGAGAAGAACCAGATGGGCGCGATGATGGTCTACGGCGCGCTGGGCGCCATGGCCGCCATCCTGGCCGGCACGAAGCACCGCAAGCTGTTCGTCAGCGCCATCGTGCTGTGCGCCTTCATGATCGTGATGAGCAAGTCCAAGACCTCGCTGATGGTGCTGCTGATCGGCCTGGTCGGCTCGGGCCTGCTGGGCATGATGCGGCGCGGTCCGGCCACGGCGATCACCATGGTCTGGCTGGGCGTCACCGTCATCGGCGGCGCGGCGCTAGTCATGTGGCTGGCCCCGGAACTGCTGTTCAAGGCCCTGGGCAAGGACCCCACCCTGACCGGCCGCACCGAGATCTGGGACGCCCTACTGCGCCAGTCGGCCAAGGCCCCGCTGACCGGCTACGGCTACGCGGTGTTCTGGCGCGACGACTCCGTGCCGGCCCTGTTCATCCGCAAGGAGACCGGCTGGAACGTGCCGACGGCCCACAACGGCTGGCTGGACGTGCTGGCCCAACTGGGCTGGGTGGGCGTGGGCCTTTCGGCTCTGATGTTGGGCCTGCCGCTGCTGGTCGCGCTTTTCCGCTTCGACAAGGTGCGCGACGGCTATTGGGCCACGCTGTTCCTGGTCATCTTCCTGATCACCACCTTCTCGGAAAGCTTCATCCTGGAGCGCAACGGCATCGCCTGGGCCCTGGCCTGCGCGGCGGCCACGCGGCTTCTCGGGCCCGCCCTCGGACTGGCCGGCGCACGACAGCCGCCGCGCGAACGGCGCCTTCGCCAGGAGCCGCCGCTGACCTGGCGCCTGGCGCCGCCCGATCCCATGCCCGAAATTTGGAGCCCCGCCCCCGCTTTCGGACGCCGGACGGTCTCGCCTTTGGCCGCGCGTACGACTATTGGAGCGGCATGA
- a CDS encoding 50S ribosomal protein L11 methyltransferase encodes MTDYTHQQIVARGARADAEAAADAIDNMPGLEGATYSILEEDEDKGIWRIDAFPTNEDEDAALLELLGGYPLKVEREALADADWLAMALSGLPPVRAGRFFVYGMHDRGRLPASTVNLRIEAGAAFGTGHHGTTVGCLQAYDRLIKAKKFNKVLDVGAGTGLLAIAAARTGSKLAVGTDIDKPSVRISKENAKVNMANARFVHASGLSNKLVAENAPYDLVFANILARPLISLAQDIKRALVPGGTVILSGLLRTQERMVKAAYLSRGFKVVSRIHRDAWATLVLQRP; translated from the coding sequence ATGACCGACTACACCCACCAGCAGATCGTCGCCCGCGGCGCGCGCGCCGACGCCGAAGCCGCCGCCGACGCCATCGACAACATGCCCGGCCTCGAAGGCGCGACCTACTCGATCCTCGAGGAAGACGAGGACAAGGGTATCTGGCGCATCGACGCCTTCCCGACCAACGAGGACGAGGACGCGGCCCTGCTGGAACTGCTGGGCGGCTATCCGCTGAAAGTCGAGCGCGAGGCCCTGGCCGACGCCGACTGGCTGGCCATGGCGCTGTCGGGCCTGCCGCCGGTGCGCGCCGGCCGCTTCTTCGTCTACGGCATGCACGACCGCGGCCGCCTGCCGGCCAGCACGGTCAACCTGCGCATCGAGGCCGGCGCGGCCTTCGGCACCGGTCACCACGGCACCACCGTCGGCTGCCTGCAGGCCTATGACCGCCTGATCAAGGCCAAGAAGTTCAACAAGGTGCTCGACGTCGGCGCCGGCACGGGCCTGCTGGCCATCGCCGCCGCGCGCACCGGCTCGAAGCTGGCCGTCGGCACCGACATCGACAAGCCCAGCGTGCGGATCTCCAAGGAGAACGCCAAGGTCAACATGGCCAACGCCCGCTTCGTCCACGCCTCGGGCCTGTCCAACAAGCTGGTGGCCGAAAACGCCCCCTACGACCTGGTGTTCGCCAACATCCTGGCCCGTCCGCTGATCAGCCTGGCCCAGGACATCAAGCGCGCCCTGGTCCCCGGCGGCACGGTCATCCTGTCGGGCCTGCTGCGCACCCAGGAGCGGATGGTCAAGGCCGCCTACCTGTCGCGCGGCTTCAAGGTCGTCAGCCGCATCCACCGCGACGCCTGGGCCACCCTGGTGCTGCAGCGGCCGTAA
- a CDS encoding HAD family hydrolase: MIKERFPDTKALIFDCDGTLVDSLALYAVAWPAGLRSTGHAMEASWYLERGGFSGDMLMDAFEQEVGQTLDRAQVMKTVWATYQAGVGELTEIAAVTAIARRFHGRLPMAVASSGPSDFVRLSLKSLGLDALFDAIVTVEDVAAAKPAPDLFLEAARRLGVAPDDCLVFEDSIQGLQAAKAAGCQAIDVRELMDEAAA, translated from the coding sequence GTGATCAAAGAGCGTTTCCCCGACACCAAGGCCCTGATCTTCGACTGCGACGGCACCCTGGTGGATAGCCTGGCGCTGTACGCCGTGGCGTGGCCGGCGGGCCTGCGATCCACCGGCCACGCCATGGAGGCGTCCTGGTACCTGGAGCGCGGCGGGTTCTCCGGCGACATGCTGATGGACGCCTTCGAGCAGGAGGTCGGCCAGACCCTGGACCGGGCGCAGGTGATGAAGACGGTCTGGGCGACCTACCAGGCAGGCGTCGGCGAGCTGACCGAGATCGCGGCCGTCACCGCCATCGCCCGGCGGTTCCACGGCCGCCTGCCCATGGCGGTGGCCTCCAGCGGTCCGTCCGACTTCGTGCGGCTGAGCCTCAAGTCGCTGGGCCTGGACGCCTTGTTCGATGCCATCGTCACGGTCGAGGACGTGGCGGCGGCCAAGCCGGCGCCGGACCTCTTCCTCGAGGCCGCCCGTCGGCTGGGCGTGGCGCCGGACGACTGCCTGGTCTTCGAGGACAGCATCCAGGGCCTGCAGGCGGCCAAGGCCGCCGGCTGCCAGGCGATCGACGTGCGTGAACTGATGGACGAGGCGGCGGCTTAA